One stretch of Pradoshia sp. D12 DNA includes these proteins:
- a CDS encoding sensor histidine kinase: protein MTSEFIAKLFINLFIILIIIQFIYFWHVKYGVLGVINPLIVGIGQAIAILVNIVFFTAESPPGIQIMNFSSISIVIGIFYGGYAIGISLYMLTFTASILYTSSFEWFHFFSGMFVLFSAMVMRKQYFKLMTRQRLVASFVTALISSLAIMEIFTIIMINDIKTLNQILYVFLYITGTVWLVYSIERLEKNRNFKSKLIDTEKMQSVSHLAASISHEVRNPLTATKGFLQLLRSDENLTKEKKEQYIDIALSELDRADNIIKDFLAFAKPHINSKEDINIQAELNKVADIVQPLATMRNVRIQIEVASFIVRGEKQLFQQCFVNILKNGIESMGHGGSLTINTDHKRKGVDIHIIDTGIGMTNEQLKRLGEPYYSTKGVEGTGLGMMAVYRIIDSMKGSIRVKSKPGEGTAFTIYFPGQE, encoded by the coding sequence TTTGGCATGTTAAATATGGGGTACTTGGAGTGATTAATCCTTTAATCGTTGGAATTGGTCAAGCGATTGCGATTCTTGTTAATATTGTATTCTTCACTGCTGAATCACCTCCTGGCATTCAGATCATGAATTTTAGTTCTATATCCATTGTTATCGGTATATTTTATGGTGGGTATGCAATCGGTATCAGTTTATACATGCTGACATTTACTGCGTCTATCCTTTACACCTCTTCATTTGAATGGTTTCACTTTTTTTCAGGCATGTTTGTCCTTTTCTCTGCAATGGTTATGAGAAAGCAATACTTCAAACTAATGACCAGGCAGCGTTTAGTTGCCTCCTTTGTAACGGCGCTTATTTCCTCTTTGGCTATTATGGAGATTTTTACAATTATAATGATTAACGATATTAAAACACTAAATCAAATTTTATATGTTTTCTTGTATATAACTGGAACGGTCTGGCTTGTTTATTCAATAGAAAGGCTAGAGAAAAACAGAAACTTTAAGAGTAAATTGATTGATACGGAAAAGATGCAGTCTGTCAGTCATTTAGCAGCCTCAATTTCACATGAAGTTCGTAATCCATTAACAGCCACGAAAGGATTTTTACAATTATTAAGAAGTGATGAGAATCTTACGAAGGAAAAAAAGGAGCAGTATATTGATATTGCGCTATCCGAATTGGACCGGGCTGATAACATTATTAAAGATTTTCTGGCGTTTGCTAAACCGCATATTAACAGTAAAGAAGATATCAATATTCAAGCAGAGTTGAATAAAGTAGCTGATATTGTTCAGCCGCTGGCTACTATGCGAAATGTACGTATTCAGATTGAAGTAGCTTCCTTTATAGTGAGAGGAGAAAAGCAATTATTTCAGCAATGTTTCGTTAATATCTTAAAAAATGGAATCGAATCAATGGGTCATGGGGGTTCTCTTACAATCAACACGGATCATAAGAGAAAAGGTGTAGATATACATATCATCGATACGGGCATTGGTATGACCAATGAACAATTAAAGCGTTTGGGCGAGCCCTATTATTCAACAAAAGGGGTAGAAGGAACAGGTCTTGGAATGATGGCGGTATATCGGATAATTGATTCGATGAAAGGGTCAATCCGTGTAAAAAGCAAGCCTGGTGAAGGGACAGCCTTTACCATCTATTTTCCGGGACAAGAATAA